A single genomic interval of Cucumis sativus cultivar 9930 chromosome 7, Cucumber_9930_V3, whole genome shotgun sequence harbors:
- the LOC101212933 gene encoding transcription factor bHLH85-like: MAQLLFNTKANSPPDPFMATLSYDQTPSSSTFNYSLSQESSDEILFPNNNHYYYSNPMNNNNSNSSNYFSLGELGTYYSNDNGSDFHVQVPEDSMNVEVSENNLQPCFEEAELIKLPEEEAAHYHIDQINCKKRSRGEFGDHVQKGRNERSKKAQKLTSSTNTTEEDGNAGLSRQSTSTYCSEDESNASLDQNGGANNSRSSLNGANKSRASRGSATDPQSLYARKRRERINERLRILQTLVPNGTKVDISTMLEEAVQYVKFLQLQIKLLSSDDLWMYAPIAYNGMDIGLNPTTPKTAKEKEL; the protein is encoded by the exons ATGGCTCAATTACTCTTCAACACCAAAGCTAATTCCCCACCTGACCCTTTCATGGCTACCCTTTCTTATGATCAAAcaccttcttcttcaaccttcaATTATAGTCTTTCACAAGAGAGTAGTGATGAAATATTATTCCCTAACaataatcattattattattccaatccaatgaataataataatagcaatagtagtaattatttttcattgggAGAGCTTGGAACTTATTACAGTAACGATAATGGGAGTGATTTCCATGTTCAAGTTCCTGAGGACTCTATGAACGTAGAGGTGAGTGAGAATAATTTGCAGCCTTGTTTTGAAGAAGCTGAGTTGATAAAATTACCCGAAGAAGAAGCTGCTCATTATCACATTGATCAGATTAATTGCAAGAAAAGATCAAGAGGAGAATTTGGAGATCAT GTACAAAAGGGGAGGAATGAGAGATCAAAGAAAGCTCAAAAGCTTACCTCAAGCACCAACACTACTGAAGAAGATGGCAATGCTGGCCTTAGCAGGCAAAGCACAAGCACCTACTGCTCGGAAGACGAATCCAACGCCTCTCTCGATCAAAACGGTGGAGCTAATAACTCCAGATCAAGTCTGAATGGGGCGAACAAATCCCGAGCCAGCAGAGGCTCAGCCACAGACCCTCAGAGCCTTTATGCAAGA aaaagaagagaaagaattaATGAGAGGTTGAGAATCTTACAGACCCTTGTCCCAAATGGAACGAAG GTTGATATCAGCACAATGCTTGAGGAAGCTGTTCAATACGTGAAGTTTCTACAACTCCAAATCAAG CTACTAAGCTCTGATGACTTATGGATGTACGCTCCAATTGCTTACAACGGAATGGATATCGGCCTTAATCCGACGACCCCAAAAACagcaaaagagaaagaattaTGA
- the LOC101215656 gene encoding zinc finger protein-like 1 homolog has protein sequence MVVCKCRKATKLYCFVHKVPVCGECICFPEHQICVVRTYSEWVLNGEYDWPPNCCLCHSTLVEGVGPQTTRLGCLHVIHTDCLVSHIKSFPPSTAPAGYDCPACSVSIWPPKNFKDSGSRLHAKLKEAILQTGLEKNLFGNHPVGFSPTESHGPSPAFASDPLVSTSADTHNNKSSLNSVAKIESNLIEGYSATTGTGSSKNNVADIVEIEMPGSEGNFVKASSPSGPVATTRKGAVSYDRQNSEISYYADDEDGNRKKYVRRGPFKHKFLRALLPFWSTALPTLPVTAPPRKDAPNANDVNEGRVRHQRPSRMDPRKILLIIAIMACLATMGILYYRLVQRDMGEEFVDDEQQLQAAQ, from the exons ATGGTGGTCTGCAAATGCCGCAAG GCCACGAAGTTGTATTGTTTTGTTCATAAGGTTCCCGTATGTGGAGAATGCATTTGTTTCCCGGAACACCAAATATGCGTG gTTCGTACCTATTCAGAGTGGGTATTGAATGGAGAATATGATTGGCCTCCAAATTGCTGCCTGTGCCATTCTACACTCGTGGAAGGAGTTGGTCCTCAAACTACTCGATTGGGATGTTTGC ATGTCATACATACGGATTGCCTGGTCTCACATATCAAGAGCTTTCCTCCATCCACTGCCCCTGCTGGATATGACTGTCCTGCTTGTTCTGTTTCG ATATGGCCTCCAAAGAACTTTAAAGATTCAGGATCTCGTCTACACGCAAAGCTAAAGGAAGCTATCTTGCAG aCTGGACTGGAAAAGAATTTGTTTGGAAATCATCCAGTTGGATTTTCACCAACAGAATCCCACGGTCCTTCCCCTGCCTTTGCCTCGGATCCTTTGGTTTCAACTTCAGCAGATACACATAACAATAAGAGTTCATTAAATTCAGTAGCAAAGATTGAGTCAAATCTGATTGAAGGGTACTCCGCCACAACTGGAACGGGGTCTTCCAAAAATAATGTTGCAGATATTGTAGAGATTGAAATGCCTGGTTCAGAAGGAAATTTTGTCAAAGCCTCAAGTCCTTCAGGC CCTGTTGCTACCACAAGAAAAGGTGCAGTCAGTTATGACAGGCAAAATTCtgaaatttcatattatgCTGACGATGAAGATGGAAATCGTAAGAAGTATGTTAGAAGAG GTCCTTTCAAGCACAAGTTTCTTAGAGCACTGCTTCCTTTCTGGTCAACTGCATTGCCAACTCTACCTGTCACTGCACCTCCCCGTAAAGATGCACCGAATGCCAATGATGTTAATGAAGGTCGTGTCCGGCACCAAAGACCCTCCAGAATGGATCCAAGAAAAATTCTTCTTATCATAGCAATCAT GGCTTGCCTGGCAACAATGGGTATTTTGTACTACAGACTTGTACAAAGAGACATGGGAGAAGAATTTGTGGATGACGAGCAGCAACTGCAAGCAgcacaatga
- the LOC101215421 gene encoding vacuolar-sorting receptor 3 produces the protein MELQKSGFTLFLGFLLLLSLSLVPLSVARFVVEKNSLRVTSPDGLKGTYDSAIGNFGIPQYGGSMSGTVVFPKENQKGCREFSDAGISFQSKPGALPTFVLVDRGDCFFALKVWNAQKAGASAVLVADNLEERLITMDSPEEDGSTAKYIENITIPSALIEKSFGEKLKKEINSGEMVSVSLDWREAVPHPDDRVEYELWTNSNDECGVKCDMLMEFLKDFKGAAQLLEKGGYSQFTPHYITWYCPQAFILSKQCKSQCINQGRYCAPDPEQDFSSGYEGKDVVIENLRQLCVFKVANETQKPWMWWDYVTDFQIRCPMKDKKYNKECADDVIKSLGLDGKKIEKCMGDPNADTENPVLKEEQDAQVGKGSRGDVTILPTLVVNNRQYRGKLEKGAVLKAICSGFEETTEPAICLSSDVETNECLDNNGGCWQDKAANLTACKDTFRGRVCECPLVDGVQFKGDGYTTCAASGAARCKINNGGCWHETRNGHTFSACTDDGNVKCSCPPGFKGDGVKSCEDIDECQEKKACQCPECSCKNTWGSYDCSCSGDLLYIRDHDTCISKASSGRSAWTAVWVILIGLTMAAGGAYLVYKYRLRSYMDSEIRAIMAQYMPLDSQAEVPNYVNENRA, from the exons ATGGAGCTTCAAAAGTCGGGTTTCACTTTGTTTTTagggtttcttcttcttctttcgcTCTCGTTGGTGCCACTGTCTGTGGCTAGGTTCGTGGTTGAAAAGAATAGCTTGAGGGTTACATCGCCCGATGGGTTGAAAGGTACCTACGATAGTGCCATTGGGAATTTTGGGATTCCTCAATATGGAGGTAGCATGTCGGGGACTGTGGTCTTTCCGAAGGAGAATCAGAAGGGTTGCAGAGAGTTCAGCGATGCTGGGATTTCGTTCCAATCGAAACCAGGAGCTCTCCCTACGTTTGTTCTCGTTGATCGGGGAG ATTGTTTCTTTGCCTTGAAGGTCTGGAATGCGCAGAAGGCTGGTGCTTCTGCAGTTCTTGTTGCAGACAACTTAGAGGAAAGATTAATAACCATGGACTCCCCTGAAGAGGATGGTTCTACTgcaaaatatattgaaaacataacAATACCCTCGGCACTTATTGAAAAAAGTTTTGGtgaaaaactgaaaaaagaGATCAATTCTGGTGAGATGGTCAGTGTGAGTCTTGATTGGAGGGAAGCTGTACCTCACCCTGATGATCGTGTGGAATATGAATTGTGGACTAACAGTAATGATGAATGTGGTGTTAAGTGTGACATGCTGATGGAATTCTTGAAGGATTTTAAAGGTGCAGCCCAGTTACTCGAAAAGGGTGGCTACTCACAGTTCACACCGCATTATATAACTTGGTATTGTCCACAAGCATTCATTCTAAGCAAGCAGTGCAAGTCCCAATGTATCAATCAAGGGAGGTATTGTGCTCCTGATCCTGAACAAGATTTCAGTTCTGGATATGAAGGGAAAGATGTGGTGATTGAAAACTTGAGGCAGCTATGTGTTTTCAAAGTGGCTAATGAAACTCAAAAGCCTTGGATGTGGTGGGACTATGTGACAGATTTTCAGATCAGGTGTCCAATGAAGGATAAAAAGTACAACAAGGAATGTGCTGATGACGTTATTAAGTCTCTTG GGCTTGATGGTAAAAAGATAGAGAAGTGCATGGGGGATCCAAATGCAGATACTGAAAATCCAGTTTTGAAAGAAGAGCAAGATGCCCAA gTAGGGAAAGGATCCAGAGGGGATGTTACCATATTGCCTACCCTTGTTGTCAATAATCGACAATATCGAG GAAAATTGGAGAAGGGTGCAGTTCTGAAGGCCATATGTTCAGGTTTTGAGGAAACGACTGAACCTGCCATTTGTTTGAGTAGTG ATGTTGAGACCAACGAATGCTTAGATAATAATGGTGGTTGCTGGCAGGATAAAGCAGCCAATCTGACAGCTTGCAAG GATACTTTTCGTGGAAGGGTGTGTGAGTGCCCACTTGTTGATGGTGTGCAGTTCAAAGGAGATGGTTACACCACTTGTGCAG CTAGCGGGGCTGCAAGGtgcaaaattaataatggAGGATGTTGGCATGAGACCCGGAATGGACATACATTCTCTGCTTGTACG GACGATGGCAATGTGAAATGCTCATGTCCTCCCGGGTTTAAAGGTGATGGTGTCAAAAGTTGCGAAG ATATAGATGAGTGCCAAGAGAAGAAGGCCTGTCAGTGCCCTGAATGTAGCTGCAAAAATACCTGGGGTAGCTACGACTGCAGTTGCAGTGGTGATCTTTTATATATCAGAGACCACGATACTTGTATTA GTAAGGCGTCTAGTGGAAGATCTGCCTGGACTGCCGTTTGGGTTATTTTGATAGGCTTGACTATGGCTGCTGGTGGAGCATACCTTGTATACAAATACAGATTGAGG TCATACATGGATTCAGAAATCAGAGCTATTATGGCTCAGTACATGCCTCTTGACAGCCAAGCCGAAGTTCCGAACTATGTCAATGAGAATCGTGCTTAA
- the LOC101212695 gene encoding RINT1-like protein MAG2 isoform X2 gives MKLDCMVGDIEDAVSSAINKNLRKQSSEDARLLAIKTFKLTEDILVSVSKTRPQWTHLVSAVDHRVDRALAILRPQAIADHRSLLSSLGWPPSLSTVTVTGDATKSTESQNPLFTMQGKLKQQYCENFLALCSLQEIQRRRKSRQLEGYSKEVSLPQPLWAIEELVNPISLAAQEHFSKWIDKPEFIFILTYKITRDYVDSIDEVLQPLVDEARLVGYSCREEWISSMVTSLSTYLAKEIFPNYIRQLDEDSNIGIQSQARISWLHLVDLMISFDKRIKSLVEQSGLLLSFDENGNLQRLSSLAVFCDRPDWLDLWAEMERSDAMLKLQIEVDNERNWSDKIPAAALPSSSEHSKSPAISTVFIKHLSSLVYRCQSLPSITLRSRFFKLAGSPIIANVFNCVLIRCQEAEGLTALTDDDALVKVANSINAARYFESILKEWCEDMFFLEMGSASDELLASPSTGIIDSEIRKFEEFRREWVEKISTVILRGFDAQSRDYIKNKKQWKEKCEDGWTVSRLLIGALDYLQGKMLTLEKNLNGIDFVSLWRTLAAGVDRFIFNGILMSNVQFNNDGVKRFGDDMEVLFGIFRSWCLRPEGFFPKISESMKLLKMKEEQLKSSLVGEQSWMKENGVKHLSTSEVDRIVKSRML, from the coding sequence GATGCAAGGCTGCTTGCTATAAAAACCTTTAAACTTACAGAAGACATCTTAGTGTCGGTTTCAAAAACACGGCCTCAGTGGACACATCTTGTGTCAGCAGTTGACCATAGAGTTGATCGGGCATTAGCTATTTTAAGACCTCAGGCAATTGCAGATCATcgctctcttctttcttcccttGGATGGCCTCCATCTCTCTCCACTGTAACGGTTACAGGTGATGCAACAAAATCGACTGAATCCCAAAATCCTCTCTTTACAATGCAAGGAAAGCTCAAACAGCAATACTGTGAAAATTTTCTTGCCCTATGCAGCCTGCAAGAGATTCAAAGACGAAGGAAATCTCGACAACTTGAAGGTTACAGTAAAGAGGTTTCTTTGCCGCAGCCCCTTTGGGCAATTGAAGAGCTTGTAAATCCTATATCATTAGCAGCTCAAGAACATTTTTCGAAGTGGATTGATAAGCCagaattcatttttattctcaCTTACAAGATTACCAGGGATTATGTTGACTCTATAGACGAAGTTTTGCAACCTCTTGTTGATGAAGCCAGGTTGGTGGGGTATAGTTGCAGAGAAGAATGGATATCATCAATGGTAACCTCCTTGTCAACTTACTTAGCAAAGGAGATTTTCCCAAATTACATCCGTCAACTCGATGAAGACTCCAACATTGGTATTCAATCACAGGCTAGAATATCATGGCTTCATCTAGTCGACCTGATGATatcttttgataaaagaattaaatcacTTGTTGAGCAGTCTGgacttttgctttcttttgatgaaaatggGAACTTGCAAAGACTTTCTTCACTAGCTGTCTTTTGTGATAGACCTGATTGGCTTGATTTATGGGCAGAAATGGAGCGAAGTGATGCGATGCTTAAACTACAAATTGAGGTAGATAATGAGAGGAATTGGTCTGATAAGATTCCAGCTGCAgctcttccttcttcctctgaGCATTCTAAATCTCCTGCAATTTCCACCGTCTTTATTAAGCACCTCTCGTCTTTGGTTTATCGCTGTCAATCTCTACCCAGTATCACATTGAGGTCAAGATTTTTCAAGCTAGCTGGTTCTCCAATCATAGCTAATGTTTTTAATTGTGTACTAATCAGGTGCCAGGAAGCTGAAGGTTTAACTGCCTTGACAGATGATGATGCATTGGTTAAAGTTGCAAACTCGATTAATGCTGCACGATATTTTGAATCTATTCTAAAAGAATGGTGTGAAGACATGTTTTTCCTCGAGATGGGATCAGCTTCTGATGAGCTGTTGGCAAGTCCATCCACTGGTATTATCGACTCGGAGATTAGAAAGTTTGAGGAGTTTAGACGCGAATGGGTTGAGAAAATATCCACGGTTATTCTGAGGGGTTTTGACGCTCAAAGTAGAGATTacataaagaacaaaaaacaatggaagGAAAAATGTGAAGATGGTTGGACAGTGTCCAGGCTTTTAATCGGAGCTTTAGATTATTTGCAAGGAAAAATGTTAACTttagaaaagaatttgaatggAATCGACTTCGTTTCACTCTGGAGAACTTTGGCTGCCGGTGTCGATCGATTTATTTTCAATGGCATACTGATGAGCAATGTGCAGTTTAATAATGATGGAGTAAAGAGGTTTGGTGATGATATGGAAGTTTTGTTTGGGATATTTAGGTCTTGGTGTTTGAGGCCTGAAGGTTTTTTCCCAAAAATAAGTGAGAGCATGAAATTGTTGAAGATGAAAGAAGAGCAACTTAAAAGTAGTTTGGTGGGAGAACAGAGTTGGATGAAGGAAAATGGAGTCAAACATTTGAGTACTAGTGAAGTAGACAGAATTGTGAAGAGTAGGATGCTATAG